The Falco cherrug isolate bFalChe1 chromosome 3, bFalChe1.pri, whole genome shotgun sequence genome segment GCTTACAAAAGCCTTATTTACCTCAAGTATAACATCGCTAAGGGCTCCTGTTGGTAATCTGCCTTGGGGCACAGGCTAATTACAGAATTCTAAATTCTCTATGTACATACAAATTCATTCCATCAGGTATCAGCAGTCTGttgtttcagaaaaagtaaTATCATCTGTACTGGTATGCAAAGTAAATGAGAGAGATGATTGAAATGCACTGAGAAGCCTAGCTGCCAAAATGTGGGTTAAGATTTCCTACACTTATTCCTGCCCTTCACCccattttattgcatttaataCTTGGGAAAATGAGCAGGTTAATAGGCCTTGAGCAAGAAGTTCTGTCTTTATTCATAGAAAAGCTCCAGCATAGGAAGTAGTTGATAAAGAAATGgactaaaaaaaatgaaaaacctgCATGCAAGTCTGGGTTGCCTACAGCTGGGTACCAGAAGGATTAGGTTGTGAGTTTCCCAAGCAATGGGAGGGGCTGCTGTTCAtcaaaaaaatttcttaaagaTGGATCTGCCAGAGAAACGAGAATCAGAGATTAACATCAGGAAGGTATCTCTCCCCAAAgctttgggaggaaaaaaaaccaaccaccaaccAACCAGCCATCCCCTACTATATTCGTTAAACGAGGAGGGATGACCAGTGATGTCATGATAATCTTCAACAGGTGGGGCCAAAAGACCTGATCAGAAATCCTCTGAGATGGATCGAAACCAGGATACAAAGCAAAAGAGTCTTACCGTGTGCCTGTCTCTGTCATCTTCCATTTGCAGCCGATGAAGATTCGAGATTAAATCTGGAGCGGTCAGGCAGCCTAGggagcccttccctgctgcagtttCTGCCAGAGCTCCTGGGTGCTCTGCCTGAAGACAACCAGGCAGGTGAGGATTTGTCACAGCAGTTTACGGGAGGGTGCCCATGGTTTGTATGTCCAGCTTCCACAGGTGCCAtgccccagctcctgggcaTTTACTGAAACGCAGCAGCATTATGTGTAGGCAACAGACAGCAGTCATTTTGTCACCTGGGACCTTGGGGGAACCCGCTGAGCAGCCAAGCCTGCAGCTCAGTACTCGCTGGAGAAGTCTCCAAATTAGTTTAGCAAAACGGGGGCAAGGCAAAGACTGGCCTAGAAGGAGCTAGCAGGCCAAACAGAATAGCACAGTCTCTTAAAAAACGTCAGGACTTGCAGAAAGTACAGAATCAATAGCAATATATGGTTTGGGGGGCTACATGACAGATGCCTGCTGAAGAGGACAGCACACCTTGTGTCTGCAGCCCCATGTCCTGCTGGAACTGCGTGCTGCAAGAACCGCAGCGCTGTAGCAAAAGCGTTTTCTGTCTGGTCCTCTGAACACTCCAGTCCAAGGCTTCTGCCCGCTCTAGCACCATGGCACACAAGAACAGCTTGTGTAGGTTCACAATTTCCAAATGGTAAAACATTTCATCCTGTCTCCCCTCTACCAGGTCTTAGCCCCAGCAGCTACAACCCAAGGCAAAACATTAAAGAGGTAAGTGAATGACCATCTGtcactgaaacaagaaaaataagacttccccattttaaaatacacgCAATTGTTACCAAGACATCACTTAAGATTCACAGATTTCATAAGCAGTATAGACTCGAGTATGCTGCAGTGTTCTGGAGGCTGGAATCACTTAGCAGTTAGAtaagcagggaagagaaaagaaaaaaaaaatacagaaagaagaaaataaaaagagagcaAGTAATCCAGAGCATTTCACTATAGACCCCCTGCTTTTTagcccagaaaagcagctttctaaATAAAGGCCAATTTCCAGCTTCCCCAGGCCACGCCAGTACATTAACCAGTATGAGCTGCGTACCATTccgcacaccccccccccccccgcccccgggctACAGAGTTATTACTAGATTTGTTATGAATGATTAGATAAATGGAGAGCATCATTCCTGTTCATGTCTGCTGAATTAAATACAAAGGCAGAAGACAGGGACTGGTTTTAGTGCATCACCTAAACCAGAGGGCACACCGGGCAGccacctctccttcccccatcaggctgggtgctgggttgGGGCAGCAAAGCATGCGCTTTCCCACTGGGAACGTTCCCCATGCACCAGTAACCTCTCTAATCTGTTTGACTTCAGACTTCCTATGAAAATCATCCTCGAATTGCTTTGCTGGGACGCTTCTTGACCAAGGACAGGAAGCAGTACAAGAAACGTGGGAATCTTTCCGAGTGCTTCTGGAAATATTGTGTgtaaacaggaggagaaaaatctcCCTGACTTTGGTTGCATAATTTATACAGATGTCTGAAAACATGTATATAGATTtgcttgatttaaaattaagacaGCTCCTAACTTTAGACTCTATGCTACTTGGAAATTAATAAATTCTTGATGTTTTGCAATTATGCTGTGAGCAGTGTGGTATTTTCTCAGAGTTCACCACTATGGGACGAAAGTAATGGGACAAAGGGATAAATATGCAACGCGAAGAGAACgcaggcaggggaagcaggATTCCCACGGGGTGCTGTAAAACCTCCCAGAAGAGCGATGCCTCAGCTGCGTCTAAGCCCAGAGGCAAGAGGTCTTCCTCCTGTGCCAGGCAGATCAGGGTGCCAGGAAGAAAGGGTCATTGCTGCACGCCCTGATGGTGCTGAGCCGGTGAGGGATGGCAGCTCAACAGTGCCCAGTCCCCGCTGCTGCCATCCccaaggcaccacaaaaccaatAAGCGCCTGTCGAGTTCGCACAGCTGCTCCCACTGCCCCTGGGGGGAGAACTGGTTCTCTTGGTCACTTCAAAGACAGACCCACAAACCTATTTCCTTGCAGCACCGCGCCAGGTCCCCAGCTGCCCGGGACACCAGGGTTATCTGTGCATGGCACAGGCCTTCAGAATCGTGCCCCATTATCGCACAGGCAAACGTTACAGCTGTCCGTGCAAGGTTTTGCACCCAGACTGCAGATGCTCAGTGGAGGCAGACGGGGACGGCAGGACTTGGAAGATGCTATGACTGTGACCTGCACTCACGTGGCTCCGCACACAGGCGGTGACCCAGGGACACAGACCACCAGTGTTACTAGGGCAAGCCACTCACTCGGGTGCTCCAGGACAGCGAGATTTGTTCCCCAGAGCCACCACGGGGCTTTTGCACTCTTGTTGCGTCTTGGCACCTAAagcaaaggagggagaagaCAAAACAGCAGCTGGCAAAAGGGTTTGTCTGACACTTTTGTATGTGGAGTATAACCAGCACCTTTCTCAGTCCCAAGTAGTTCCTGATAGTATCTGCAACGAATAGAGCTGAAGAGTCAGGAATTGTCTCTGGGGGACGCAATCCTGGTAACACGCACAAACACCCCGAGATGTGAAGCCCTGCCTTGTTCAACACACGCTTCACATAAATCTTGCACTAATCACGGCTCACAGAAAGCTTGAAGTAAATTTCACCTAACAGCAATACACATGCTACGTTGGTCTCAATAATATACATCATAAATCTCTGACTGCTGTTTAAACAAGGCCTACAGGCTTGATACAGTTTGTTCACTTCACGTAAATTGTAAGACAGATGAAGCCAGctataacaaagaaaaatgtccttacaaatgcagagcagctggatgcACTGTGCAGCTACTTGAAATCTTCTAAATATTCATCCTTCTCTTAAACAATGGAGCAAGTCCGTGCCTGTCTGGAAATTAGTCCTTTCCTGCCACCTCAGTCAATAAAAACTTGTAAGAAAAGATTTCAAATTTAGTTAAATGAATAACCATCTAAGACAGATGTATTGCACAGAGAGGGAAAGGTGTAGAGCCTACAAAGACTAGGGCGGCGGCAGGTAATCTGTTCAATCCCAATTCAAAAATTGCaaacataaagcaaaataagtAAAACCACAGtgaatagtaattaaaaaaaatattacaagtaTTGAGAAGTTCACTAGTCATCTATGTAGGAGAGTGAAGGAATGAAGAGAGCTATCAGGTGGTGGGCATGGAGTCAAGACAAGGTGATCGAGCTACAAACCTTCAAACATTTCAGCTGTCAATACGGTAAAAATACTTGCTAGCAGTTAGGGCATCTAAAGCAGTGACACTCGCACAACTCAGGGTATCCAGGCTAGGCCAGGGCACCgcggcaggggctgcggggaaTCCAGGTAATTCTAATTAGTGCAATTTCAGCAGAGCACGAAACCTCCAGCCATTCACAGTCCCCACCTCTGGTCGAAAGGAGTTCAGACCACATCTGGGCATGAGTGGTAGCTCTCCAACAGACAAGTGAGACGCTGCCGCACACCCAGCTGCATCCTTCCTTCCCGAAGGGAACGCTCGTGGCAGATGCCAGATAAACGCAGTTCCAGGGTCCATGAGAGGGGAGCCCTGCCAGTCTGCGAGACAGAACGGCAAACTGCTtctccctggtcctgctgcagcctccagctctggCCAGCTCTCAGCTCcaagctttttctctcttccgCAGGCCAGAGACAAGGAGCTGCCgcagaaaaatgcagaggccacaggagctgctccagcggcCAGGCTGCCCACCTGCCCGGGCTGAGCTCGGGAGCCacagggaggagctggggaagcCACAGGAGTCCCGGTGCGAGTCGCAGCAAACGGAGCATCCTGTGGCGCCCGGCAGGCAGACACCCGCCCCAGCCGCACAGGAGCGGCAGGTAACGTGTTCACTGAAACTTAATGCAACTGTGGAGCAAACCTACCACAGAAAACCCACAGCCCCGTTACTTTTAGCATTGGGGTAAGTATCTCGGGTCCGACAGTTATCTCTCGTCATCCACCAGCCATACAGCACACCTCACTCAGCTCACCTCTGACATCCACACAGAGGTGAAAGCTACAGGGTTTAACTGCGAGCAAGAACTTCAGTGGGCAGGAGCGTGACTGCCACTGACAAACCGGGGACACAGAACTTCAGTGGGCAGGAGCGTGACTGCCACTGACAAACCAGGGACACAGCTGGACCGACACTGCCTAGGTCTGAATAAAGACACAGCACCACCTtgaactttttatttcacaagCCTGTCCGCTTGTCATCATTTTTGGACCAAAAATACCTACT includes the following:
- the UTS2 gene encoding urotensin-2, with amino-acid sequence MHKLVFCCLIIISFSWPLSSLPVIDASEMSYQLSADEDSRLNLERSGSLGSPSLLQFLPELLGALPEDNQAGLSPSSYNPRQNIKETSYENHPRIALLGRFLTKDRKQYKKRGNLSECFWKYCV